In Erigeron canadensis isolate Cc75 chromosome 1, C_canadensis_v1, whole genome shotgun sequence, a single window of DNA contains:
- the LOC122585009 gene encoding uncharacterized protein LOC122585009 — protein sequence MASQENQQDTQGSSSNTSASADQPPLWQYVEKLEKQNISGQGIVTCSKTTADDRQKLKRLDDAYEEKKEELKAKEVALPCEAGVGFKKRKGVVSPFEKAFGVETRDQLDQEIARMFYTGGLPFNLARNPHYVKAFQFAANNKIDGYIPPGYNKLRTTLLQKEKDNVQRQLEPLRSTWKERGLSIVSDGWSDPTRKPLINFMATSGKGPLFLKAVDCFGETKDRFFIANLMQEVINEIGHENVVQVITDNAANCKAAGQIIESKFPHIYWTPCVVHTLNLAVKNICAPTNVETNALVYEQCSWIKDVHGDALAIKNFIMNHNMRLAIFNQFSPLKLLSVADTRFASIIVMLKRLKLIKTGLQEMVISESWSNYRQDDKEKASFVKAKILDDEWWDKVSYILSFTRPIYDMIRACDTDKPCLHLVYEMWDTMIDKVKLEIYKKEKLQVSQRSIFYDVVHGILVARWAKNKNPLHCLAHSLNPRYYSDEWLSEDLTRSAPHRDAEILVERMKCFRRLFPNDDEYSKVLDEYTMFSMKNGYFEDLTSISKMATMEPKSWWVNFGAQTPFLQTLAFRLLGQPSSSSCAERNWSTYAFIHSLRRNKLTTSRAQDLVYIHNNLRLLSRNPNEDVKMWDVGGDGFDSMGDVGFLEVADLSLDEPEFENDLIIDE from the exons ATGGCTTCTCAAGAAAACCAACAAGATACACAAGGGTCATCATCAAATACATCAGCATCAGCTGATCAACCTCCATTGTGGCAATATGTCGAAAAACTCGAAAAGCAAAATATATCAG GTCAAGGGATTGTTACTTGCTCTAAAACAACAGCAGATGATAGACAAAAGTTGAAAAGGTTAGACGATGcatatgaagaaaagaaagaagagttAAAAGCAAAAGAAGTTGCGTTGCCTTGTGAAGCTGGTGTTggatttaagaaaagaaaaggtgtTGTATCACCTTTTGAAAAAGCTTTTGGTGTTGAAACTAGGGACCAACTTGATCAAGAAATAGCAAGGATGTTCTATACTGGAGGTTTACCTTTTAATCTTGCAAGAAATCCACATTATGTCAAGGCTTTTCAGTTTGCTGCGAACAACAAAATTGATGGTTATATACCTCCGGGTTACAATAAGCTTAGAACAACATTGCTGCAAAAAGAGAAGGATAATGTTCAGAGGCAATTGGAACCACTTAGGTCTACATGGAAAGAAAGAGGTCTGAGTATTGTAAGTGATGGTTGGAGTGATCCTACAAGAAAGCCTTTAATCAACTTCATGGCTACCTCAGGTAAAGGTCCTCTGTTTCTAAAGGCTGTGGATTGTTTTGGGGAAACAAAAGATAGATTTTTTATCGCTAACTTGATGCAAGAAGTTATTAATGAGATTGGTCATGAAAATGTTGTGCAAGTCATTACTGACAATGCAGCAAATTGTAAGGCTGCAGGACAAATAATAGAGAGTAAGTTTCCTCACATTTATTGGACACCATGTGTTGTTCATACTCTTAACCTTGCTGTGAAGAACATATGTGCACCAACTAATGTGGAAACAAATGCACTAGTATATGAACAATGTAGCTGGATAAAAGATGTTCACGGGGATGCGCTTGCAATCAAAAACTTCATCATGAACCATAACATGAGGCTTGCGATTTTTAATCAGTTTAGTCCTCTTAAACTCCTTTCGGTTGCCGATACTCGCTTTGCCTCTATCATTGTGATGCtcaaaagattgaaacttatcaAAACTGGTCTCCAAGAAATGGTCATAAGCGAAAGTTGGTCTAATTATAGACAAGATGATAAAGAGAAAGCAAGCTTTGTTAAAGCAAAGATACTGGATGATGAATGGTGGGATAAAGTATCATATATTCTTAGTTTTACTAGGcctatatatgatatgattagAGCTTGTGACACCGACAAGCCATGTTTACACTTGGTGTATGAGATGTGGGATACAATGATTGATAAAGTGAAGCTTGAGATCTACAAGAAAGAAAAACTTCAAGTATCTCAAAGAAGTATCTTTTATGATGTTGTGCATGGTATTCTAGTGGCTCGATGGGCAAAGAATAAAAATCCCCTACATTGTTTAGCTCACTCTTTAAATCCAAG ATATTATAGTGATGAGTGGTTAAGTGAGGATTTGACAAGAAGTGCTCCACATAGGGATGCAGAAATTTTAGTTGAAAGGATGAAATGTTTTCGAAGGTTGTTCCCTAATGATGATGAGTATAGCAAAGTCCTTGACGAGTATACAATGTTTTCAATGAAGAACGGATATTTTGAGGATTTAACAAGCATTTCTAAGATGGCTACTATGGAACCCAAAAGTTGGTGGGTTAACTTTGGTGCTCAAACTCCTTTTCTCCAGACTTTGGCCTTTAGATTACTTGGACAACCTAGTTCTTCTTCTTGTGCTGAGCGTAATTGGAGTACTTACGCATTTATTCACTCGCTTAGGAGGAACAAGTTGACCACAAGTCGTGCTCAAGACTTGGTTTACATCCATAATAATCTCCGACTATTGTCAAGGAATCCAAATGAAGATGTAAAGATGTGGGATGTGGGTGGAGATGGTTTTGATTCAATGGGAGACGTAGGGTTTTTGGAGGTTGCCGATCTTTCACTAGATGAGCCGGaatttgaaaatgatttgatTATTGATGAGTAA